Proteins encoded in a region of the Eulemur rufifrons isolate Redbay chromosome 15, OSU_ERuf_1, whole genome shotgun sequence genome:
- the MAPK13 gene encoding mitogen-activated protein kinase 13, giving the protein MSLTRKKGFYKQEVNKTAWELPKTYVSPTHVGSGAYGAVCSAIDKRSGEKVAIKKLSRPFQSEIFAKRACRELLLLKHMQHENVIGLLDVFTPASSLRNFHDFYLVMPFMQTDLQKIMGMEFSEEKIQYLVYQMLKGLKYIHSAGVVHRDLKPGNLAVNEDCELKILDFGLARHADAEMTGYVVTRWYRAPEVILSWMHYNQTVDIWSVGCIMAEMLTGKTLFKGKDYLDQLTQILKVTGVPGTEFVQKLNDKAAKAYIQSLPQSPKKDFTQLFPQASPQAVDLLEKMLELDVDRRLTASQALAHPFFEPFRDPEEETEAQQPFDDSLEHEKLTVDEWKQHIYKEIVNFSPIARKDSRRRSGMKL; this is encoded by the exons ATGAGCCTCACCCGGAAAAAGGGCTTCTACAAGCAGGAGGTCAACAAGACCGCCTGGGAGCTGCCCAAGACCTACGTGTCCCCGACGCACGTCGGCAGCGGGGCCTATGGCGCCGTGTG CTCGGCCATCGACAAGCGGTCaggggagaaggtggccatcaaGAAGCTGAGCCGGCCCTTCCAGTCGGAGATCTTCGCCAAGCGCGCCTGCcgggagctgctgctgctgaagCACATGCAGCATGAGAAC GTCATCGGGCTCCTGGATGTCTTTACCCCAGCTTCCTCCCTGCGCAACTTCCATGACTT CTACCTGGTGATGCCCTTCATGCAGACGGACCTGCAGAAGATCATGGGGATGGAGTTCAGTGAGGAGAAGATCCAGTACCTCGTGTATCAGATGCTCAAAGGCCTCAAA TACATCCACTCAGCTGGGGTCGTGCACAGG GACCTGAAGCCGGGCAACCTGGCCGTGAACGAGGACTGCGAACTGAAG ATCCTGGATTTTGGGCTGGCACGGCACGCGGATGCCGAGATGACCGGCTACGTGGTGACCCGCTGGTACCGGGCCCCCGAGGTGATCCTCAGCTGGATGCACTACAACCAGACTG TGGACATCTGGTCTGTTGGCTGCATCATGGCGGAGATGCTGACGGGGAAGACTCTGTTCAAGGGGAAAGATT ACCTGGACCAGTTGACCCAGATCCTGAAAGTGACGGGGGTTCCGGGCACGGAGTTTGTGCAGAAGCTGAACGACAAAGCG GCCAAAGCCTACATCCAGTCCCTGCCACAGAGCCCCAAGAAAGATTTCACTCAGCTCTTCCCACAGGCCAGTCCCCAGG CCGTAGACCTCCTGGAGAAGATGCTGGAGCTGGACGTGGACAGGCGCCTGACAGCCTCCCAGGCCCTCGCCCACCCCTTCTTTGAACCCTTCCGGGACCCTGAGGAGGAGACGGAGGCCCAGCAGCCATTCGATGATTCCTTAGAACACGAGAAACTTACAGTGGACGAATGGAAGC AACACATCTACAAGGAGATCGTGAACTTCAGCCCCATTGCCCGGAAGGACTCGAGGCGCCGGAGTGGCATGAAGCTGTAG